DNA sequence from the Eubacterium sp. 1001713B170207_170306_E7 genome:
ACGCGTATTATGACGGCATTGACGAAGCGCTGAGAAAGGGCAACACCTATGGCGCGCCCACCGAAATTGAGATCCGCGTGGCGGAAATGATCACAGACGCTTACCCGTCCATGGATATGGTGCGCATGGTCAACTCCGGCACGGAGGCTACCATGAGCGCGATCCGTCTGGCCAGAGGCTATACCGGACGTGAAAAATTTATCAAGTTTGAAGGCTGCTACCACGGCCACAGCGATTCCCTGCTGGTAAAATCCGGCTCCGGCACCCTGACCTACGGTGTACCCACAAGCCCCGGCGTTACCGCCGGCACAGCGAAGGATACCCTGGTGGCTGCCTACAACGACCTGGATTCCGTCAAAAAGCTTTTTGATGAAAATAAGGGAGAAATCGCCTGCGTCATCGTTGAGCCTGTTGCGGGCAACATGGGCGTTGTACCGCCGGACAGGGCCTTTATGAAAGGGCTGAGAAAGCTGACCGAGGAAGAAGGCGCCCTGCTGATCTTTGACGAAGTCATCACAGGCTTCAGGCTGGCCTTTGGCGGCGCACAGGAGGTGCTGGGCATTAAGCCGGATCTGACCACCCTTGGCAAGATCATCGGCGGCGGTATGCCGGTCGGCGCCTTTGGCGGACGGCGCGATATCATGGAAAAGCTCTCGCCGCTCGGTCCGGTTTACCAGGCAGGCACCCTGTCCGGGAACCCCATCGCCATGAAAATGGGCCTCAATACCTTAACCTATCTCAAGGAGCACCCGGAGGTTTACACCCATCTGGAAGCCTGTGCGAAGCAGCTGGAAGCGGGCTTTAACAAAAACATTGAAGAAACTGGCGTCAAGGCCAGGATGGTGCGCTTTGGCGGAATGAGCGCTCTGTTCTTCACCGATCAGGAAATCTGTGATTTTAACAGCGTCATGACCAGCGATACCGAAGCCTACGCGAAATATTTTGCCGAAATGCTGAACCGCGGCAACCTGATGCCGCCAGCGCAGTTTGAAGGGATTTTTGTCTCGGCTGCCCACACCGAAGCCGACATTGAAAAGACCATTGCCGACAATCTGGCCGCGCTCAAAGCGCTTGCTTAGAGAATAAAAAAACAAGGAGTGCAGAATGCCCAAAAAAGCTTTATTAGTAATAAGTTTCGGGACATCTTATCGTGAAACCCGGGAAAAAACCATCGGAGCCATCGAGAGAGACTTGCAGAAAGGCTTTCCGGATTATGATTTCAGACGCGCCTTTACCTCGCGGATGATCATCAAGAAACTCAGAGAGCGTGACAATGAATATGTGGACATTCCCCACGAAGCCCTTGAAAAGCTGAAAAATGAAGGCTATACCGAGGTTGTCTGCCAGACAACACACGTCATCAACGGCTACGAATACGATTTGACCATCAACGAGCTTAAAAAATTTGAAAATGACTTTGATGTGCTCACCATCGGAGCGCCGCTGCTGACAACCATCGACGATTATGAGCAGGTCGCCAGAACGGCCATCAGCGAGCTGCCGGAAATGAAGGAGGGCGAAGCCCTGCTTTATATGGGACACGGCAGTGAGCACCACGCCAACGCCACCTACCCGGCCATGGACTACACCTTCAAGCATTTAGGCTATAAAAACGCCTTTATGGGAACCGTGGAGGGCTTTCCGAGCCTGTCCGACATCATTCCACAGCTCAGGGAAAAGGGATACCACAAGCTTTATCTGGCGCCCTTTATGATCGTAGCCGGCGACCATGCCATCAACGATATGGCCAGCGACGATGCGGACTCTTGGAAAACACTGCTTGAGAATGAAGGCTTTGAAGTGGAATGTGTCTTAAAAGGACTCGGCCAGTTTAAAGGCATTCAGGATATGTTTTTAGACCATGCCAAAAATGGCACAAGCGTTAAAGAATTACTATAAATATTTAATTGAACGAGGAGTATACATTGAAAAATACAGTTTATTTAATCGGAGCGGGTCCTGGAGATCCAGAGTTAATCACCTTGAAGGGCAAGCGTCTGATTGGCGAAGCGGACATCATTATCTACGCGGGCTCTCTGGTCAACAAGGAAGTGCTGGCAGGCCACAAGGAAGACGCTGAAATTCACAACAGCGCCTCCATGACCTTAGACGACGTGATCGAGGTGATCACCAAAGGCGTTAACGACGGCAAAAAAGTCGTTCGTGTCCACACGGGCGACCCGGCGATCTACGGGGCGATCCGTGAACAGATGGACCGTCTGGAGGAAGAAGACATTCCCTTTGAAGTGGTGCCGGGCGTCAGCTCCTTTACCGCCTCCGCCTCTGTTCTGAAAAAAGAATTTACGCTGCCGGATGTCTCACAGACGGTTATCTGTACCCGCTTGGAAGGCCGCACGCCGGTGCCGGAAAAGGAAAAGCTGGAATCCCTGGCCGCGCATCACGCCTCCATGGCCATTTTTCTGTCCGTTCAGATGATCGACGAGGTAGCGAAGCGCCTGATGACCCAGTACGAGCCCACCACACCCATCGCGGTTATCCAGCGTGCGACCTGGGATGATCAGAAGGTTGTTTTGGGAACCCTTGAAACCATTGCGGACAAGGTAAAGGAAGCCGGAATCACCAAAACCGCTCAGATTTTGGTCGGGGATTTTCTGGGCGACAAGTACAGCCTTTCCAAGCTGTATGACCCGTCCTTTACCCACGAATACCGCACCGCTACAAAATAGCATATGAAGCGCACAGAGAGGTGGGCTGTTGTCGCTGTTTCCAGACAGGGGACCCAGAAAGCCCTTGAGGTAAAGGAGCACATTTCTGAAAAAGCGCCGGATATCTTTACCCTGGAGAAATACGCCGCTCCCGGCACACAGCTGATCCGCGGAAAGATCGGTGATTTTTTCGGAACGCTCATGGCAGATTACGATACGGTTTTGTGCATGATGGCCACGGGTATCGTGGTGCGCAGCATTGCGCCGCATCTTGGTCATAAGTCAAAGGATCCGGGTATCCTGGTCATGGACCCGGATGGGAAATACGT
Encoded proteins:
- the hemL gene encoding glutamate-1-semialdehyde 2,1-aminomutase — encoded protein: MKHTKSIALFEEANRVIPGGVNSPVRAFQSVGMPPVFIDHGKGSKIYDVDGNEYTDYICSWGPLILGHAADAYYDGIDEALRKGNTYGAPTEIEIRVAEMITDAYPSMDMVRMVNSGTEATMSAIRLARGYTGREKFIKFEGCYHGHSDSLLVKSGSGTLTYGVPTSPGVTAGTAKDTLVAAYNDLDSVKKLFDENKGEIACVIVEPVAGNMGVVPPDRAFMKGLRKLTEEEGALLIFDEVITGFRLAFGGAQEVLGIKPDLTTLGKIIGGGMPVGAFGGRRDIMEKLSPLGPVYQAGTLSGNPIAMKMGLNTLTYLKEHPEVYTHLEACAKQLEAGFNKNIEETGVKARMVRFGGMSALFFTDQEICDFNSVMTSDTEAYAKYFAEMLNRGNLMPPAQFEGIFVSAAHTEADIEKTIADNLAALKALA
- a CDS encoding sirohydrochlorin cobaltochelatase, which produces MPKKALLVISFGTSYRETREKTIGAIERDLQKGFPDYDFRRAFTSRMIIKKLRERDNEYVDIPHEALEKLKNEGYTEVVCQTTHVINGYEYDLTINELKKFENDFDVLTIGAPLLTTIDDYEQVARTAISELPEMKEGEALLYMGHGSEHHANATYPAMDYTFKHLGYKNAFMGTVEGFPSLSDIIPQLREKGYHKLYLAPFMIVAGDHAINDMASDDADSWKTLLENEGFEVECVLKGLGQFKGIQDMFLDHAKNGTSVKELL
- the cobM gene encoding precorrin-4 C(11)-methyltransferase; amino-acid sequence: MKNTVYLIGAGPGDPELITLKGKRLIGEADIIIYAGSLVNKEVLAGHKEDAEIHNSASMTLDDVIEVITKGVNDGKKVVRVHTGDPAIYGAIREQMDRLEEEDIPFEVVPGVSSFTASASVLKKEFTLPDVSQTVICTRLEGRTPVPEKEKLESLAAHHASMAIFLSVQMIDEVAKRLMTQYEPTTPIAVIQRATWDDQKVVLGTLETIADKVKEAGITKTAQILVGDFLGDKYSLSKLYDPSFTHEYRTATK